The nucleotide sequence agaaccaaatttttgaaccgAACAGGTTAATTTCTATTAATTCAGttcagtttttaattaaatttggtttggttcacttttggttaaaaaaaatcaatttccattttcattttggttttgagattagtattttgattttttactGAATCGACCAAGTTATAAAATCATTATACAAAGATAACCTACATTTTATGATATTGACgaaattattatttgtttatatagtttatattatgttttaatGAATATGCGCACATGTTATAAAATACTTTTGTTGCCTTAAAAGTTGCGgaattccattttttttaaattcaatgtTTCCAACATAACACTTTGAATAGCTTTATAATTTAgttatttcaattaattcaGCCATTTCAgttaaaatgattaaattgGTTTTTCTAAATGTTGGTTGGGTTCAATTCCACAATAGAATAATTTAATTCATCACCAAACACCCCATTACAGACCCAAATTATCCaaatgcacacccctacttTTAACCAGTCAGCAAGGACAAATTCTTCACCATCTCTCATTCATTGCAATTGATGCTGATCCCCTTGTTGCATATCCCAATTTTTCAATCACCAAGCCAGTTGACCAGTACTGTTCAACCAAATGCTTGGTCATATTTGACAAGTCACACTACCACATAGTTGAATGGTTGAACAGTTACACTAGTCTTTTGAAGCTTAAAACAAAAGAATGTACCCGcagatttttttttggtaaacaAGTTCATCAATGTCAATGTTCAGAAGCCTAATATGCTTACTCAAAAGTAAAGTTGCAGAGtttgtttcctttgttttttttcttattttccaatTGCAATCATAATTTAGTAGTTTCCATTTTCTTAACACTGGCTGTAGAAAGGGTCCACAGGATGCATTTAGTTGCCCTCCATGGAATCTGACAGTCACCAGTCAGCTCATATTGACTCACCAAGGCAGGCATCTACCATCATGTTTTATTACCAAGTTTCTGCAGCAGCCTCtagttttttagttttatttcttttcctaaTTCAAAAAGACCAATGTTTTTAGTATTTGCAAGATTTACCAAGATCACAATACTAAACAAATTCATCTACGGACATTATGCCAGTCCTGCAATTTAAATGATGTGCACATGCATCATGACGTGGACACTTGGCACAGATCTAGACAGGCTAGGGCAATATACCTCAATCTCAACATAGAATCTAGATACTACCAGCAAACTCTAGTTCAAGAAGAATGTCATTCCTCCTCGCATGTTcctaaacatattaaaattcGCTAACATTATAGCAGTGCTCAGATTTATTTTCTAGCTTTTAAAGGgtacaaagaaaagaaaacaaaaggaggaaaagaaaaaatattttatatcaccAACTACAGCTCAAATATTTTATAGAGCTAATgccaaaaaattatcttcaactTAGGTTACTCATGCATTTTATACTCCATAATTAAGTGTTGTATATTTTGACCAAAATTTCCAGATGAACAAATAGGATGGGAAAGGTGGTCAGACATTACCAATACGGAGCCATCGCGCAGCCCAACTCCTGCTCGGATCCATAACTGAGATAATTCTGCACGACAACTCACAAAAATTTAAGTCTAaacattattttgataatttaaagcTAAGGGGAGTACCCCATTGTCATTGCATAATTATACCATAGaagaagggaaagagagagggagggagatgTGTAGAAGCACTAATTAACATACCCAGTAAAATTAGGAGTGGTGCAATCAACAACACGCTCATGATCTTCGTCCATCTTAAAGAAAGGGCAGTTCTCACATCCCGATTCCCTGAACTGATTATCATGTGATATATGAACAGACCCCATCCCAGAGGTAAAGTAATCAATTGAATTATACAACAAAGCAATACATACACTGAATTTGTcaattaacaaacacataacaAATTACACAGAGCAACTAAAAGGCGACGGGCAACAACATTACAGGAAAAGGAAGTAATAgagtataagaaaaaaataaaaccctaaaagaaacaaaaagagagaatCAGAGTAGACTGATCCAGCAGAGATAACTAACTGGAAAAAGGACCGAAAAGAAAATTCACAGAATCAAAGACAGAAAGAAGGAAATGCCTGGTCGTAGGTTTTGACAAGCCTGCAACGAAGGCATGCCCTCAGCTCATGGCCAAAGCTGGTCGGTATCTGTGCCGCCCCTGCACTTCCCATGTTTGTTTGTCGTCCCCTCCACTTTGCTCCGCagctgttctctctctctctctctctctctctacccctTTCACGGCAACTTGGCAAGGGAAGGTCGGAATTTGGAAAGCTAACCCTCCTCGTATTACATAAAATTGATCACAAttaccagaaaaaaaaaaaaaaacattcatgaaatctgaaatttaatccattacaacaacaacatatccaaccttgaatttttaaatatatatcaatttcataACACCGCTAAATTAAGAAGTGCTAAGATTGAGTCGATTGAGTATTTCGTTTGGTCAATCAAACAATtctagattaattttttttacctattCTTATATATCCTCAaccattaaaattaatttttatttatttggacTTTGTGTGCTTTACTTTATACATACTCACAAATACAATATGCATGTGTACATGTATACACAAACATATACTAGATAAAtaatacatcaatatatatttatataaaattttaatatataatatttggtCTCTCTTATATTTGTGTACTTTCACAAtgatttttaaagaaaacattGTTAATATTGTTGgagaataaataatatactaaatactgaaagtttaataattacacaatttatttatttcaacaGTTTACTAATCTAAATAAGTTAATGAGTTCGTTAATCTACACTACTTTGTactagaaaaatatatatatatttcgtaCAAGATATATAATTAGAAAGATATTAATATTTGGGTCCATGAGACAACTCAAGTTCTAAGGCCAAATGGTTTAAAgactcaattttttctttttctggacTTTTCAACTCAACAACGTGTGTCATCTTCAGATATCCAAACTTCATCTCCCTTTCTATTGGGTTCAAGTTTTGGGAATTGGTCACATTAAGAATGACATTGACCCTGCTAGATGCTACCATGGCGACTTCGATCTTCAACTCAAAAGGATCAATCTCTATTATAACATGACAACCTACGGCCACTTTGTCTCTAGAATTGTACTTATGAATTTGGAGTTTAAGACCATGGATAGTGTCTAAGTCTAGCTCTTACAACCAATTTTTTTCAGCTAAGGACAACTTGTTTAGCCAATTCGACATATGCAACAACTAGGGCAAAGGCCGCTacaagaaaggagaaaaatttATCAACTCTATTCTCGACATTGTCCACAAGGAAGCAAGAGCTATGATTGCTTGTAAGGTATAGAAATAAATATGCAGAAAAATATgggttttttttctcttttggaagcatatatatatatatatatatagatgggtGGTTTAATCAATGAGTTATTTGATTAATAGGTTTTCAGGTTGTCATTCTTTAGGAGGAAGAATGGGATCTATAATGGTAACACTTACGATTTTGAAGATTTGAGAAGAATACCCATATAGAGAGTAATACTGACTTCTTTATTTTCCCATCCTACAGTTGTTTAGCCTTTACAGTGCCACCAACAGAGAGAGCCTCTCCATGTTGTCactagttttttttctttttttttttttttttttgggggggggtggAGTCACCAGCAACCTATTATAAATAAGCAAAATGAATAATTAAGATGTTTGTATCGCCACCAAATTTGAGTAACTAATACCAGTTGGGGGATGTTTTTGTGTTGATATCTGATGTACCAAGGAAAATCAAGCCAATACCTTATCAAAGGTGGGCCCCAATATggttgaagaaaagaaagagcaaAGCGTcatgaggaaaaagaagaaaacccactcggcataaccgagtgggggtccactcggttatgccaagtgACCCCCAGCCTGGCCATTTTCATGGCCCACTCGTTTGCAACCGAGTGGACCCTCTCTCGTCATCAGACGCCCAGCCAAATGGGCTTTGAAATCCTTGAAATGGGCTGCGAGATCTCCAGAGCGGGCCGCAAGATCCTCGCCGAGATTATCGCTAGGCCTCCCTCACCCTCCGCTATAAATACAAGGTCTCGTCTCCATCACAAGGGACGCATTCTTGAGTTATTCAAGTACAATTTTGCACTttttctcgagatctgacttaagcatcggagagTTTGCGCGAGGACCCCCACCCACGTCCTAAcagtgctctcgttttgtaagCCACTCAGttgcctcaggtcactcggttatctaaggccactcggttaccCCAGATCACTcagttatccaaggccactcggttaccCCCAAGTCACTcagttatccaaggccactcagtTGCCCCAGGTCACTCaattatccaaggccactcggttatctaaaGCCACTTtgttatcttgggccacctgatcatcaacCCACCAGATCTACCAGATCCACCAAGTCATCAGCCCGCTAAATCATCAACCCTATCAGACCATCAGCTCTGTTGGATCACCAGATCTGCTTGACTTCCAGATCCAGTTGCTCGTTAAGATTCCCATCATTGAAGGCGCAACTCCCAAGACTTTACATCTGCTCACaagtaaaaatagattgttgtattttggcaacaacaatatcTTTAGATTTTGGGTTGTTTTGATTATGTTGTTTTAATTGTTCAATGGGTTCATCTcttgaaattttgatttcagTTAGCTTTAGTAGCAATTTTTTGAATGTTGGAAGGTGAAGTTTTTTATGTTGGAATGTTGGAAGGATTAGGAGTTTTTGAATGTTGGAAGGTAAAGTTTTGCTAGCACTAAATATGGTTGGTTTTtgggacttttttttttaaagtttggATGGTGTTGATTGGGCCTTTTTTATCCactatttctctctaatttttctgATCTACTTGAGCACTATGATCTTGGAGCATTTTCCTATGTTATAGTTGGTCTTTGTTGCTACAATTAATAGGTATAAGTGATTTAATCTCCTATTATACTACTTGTGTTGCTACAATTAATAGGTATAAGTGATTTAATCTCCTATTACACTACTTGTGTGAAGACTTACTCAATTTATGGAACTAAGAGGGTTGTTTTTTGGTCCCTGCTCATCAAGTGGAGGAATTCTCACCTTAGTGTTGGAATCTAATCACAAATTGCTCTGTGATTATTGGCTTAACcattaaaatgatgtaaatTTTAAAGGAAGGAAAAGCCTGTTGCTTGTGGAATTTTTGTCGATGATTGTCTTAACTGTATATGTTGCATATGTAGCATAACTTTTATTGtatagattttttatttgtcaATGTCAAATTACCATGTACTCATAATGATAGATGAATAAAATTTAAGTCTGAGCTCAGGTTCGAGCTCGAGTCGAGCATGAAAGCTTGGCTCGAGCTCTCCACCATGCTCGAGCTCGACAAGAATAGAGGATGCAGCGGCGAGGCGAGAGCAGATGATGCAGCATTTGGCTATACCTTAGAGTAAGAGAGGCAAAGCGGTGGTCAGTGAGAGCGGAGGATGCAGCGGCGGTCGGTGACGGTCAGTGAGAAGGCGGCCAAAGCAACAAGAGAGGCAAGGCGACGCGCCAACGGCGAGAGATGTGAGGCAACGACAGAGATGGAAAATGCAGCGGTGGTAAGCGGCGAGCGACAAGACGGGTCGACGGTGAGAGCAGCGGACACTCAGGCGAGGCAGTGGCAATGGGTCTCTCTCTAGCTGCTCCAAACCTTCAGCAGTCTCTCCAATACTTagttgattaaaagaaaaaatcaatcaaGTACAATACTTATCaattgttactcaactaaacatttccttactttattaaaatgataattattttattaaactcatacattagttgattaattttcaaGTCACAACATATCTTATTATCAACATATtctattaatgatattattataataatgtaaagtttgataattttatgtcaaataatatttttataaaaatatgaataaatttattaatgtatttataaataaaattattcacgAGTTATTCATGAGCCTATAATCGAGTTAGTTCACAAGCCTTTCAAGTTAACTCGCGAGCTATTGAGTCGAATCTTACTAAACTCAAACTCAACTCGTTTACAAAGCGAGATTTAAAGTTAAGCTCAATCTCGACTCATTTACTTTAAGAAATGATTTCAAAGATATACACCTGCATTACTACAAGCATAAAGAAtaattgttgttttgtttttgataaaatattctaatgataaaaaacttatttagaatttaaaaatggTTAGtgatattaaattataaaatatctaaaatgatTTCAATGATATTGTTGTTTAAAGAGTTTATATATTCCATTGATGGCAAAGGATAATAATCCTAAATGTCCTTTCAATATAAAAACCTCTGTGAGAAATATTTCATGTTGGAAAACAACATTATAgcatcaaagaaaatttattttgtaatcaaATGAATTATTGTATGAAatgtgttaaaattatttttgatgatgaaaaactttatgattacttattgatgaaaattatcatttaacAATGTAAATCTTCAGCTGCATTCtctttgagttttaattttgaattttgaatttatttttagttttctattttgatagtttgtttTCAGAAAACAGAAAACGCGTTTTGTttatcattctgaaaaattattttttaaaatagaaaattagaaaacgcattctGTTTagattttgagaataatttttaataatattttattcaataaatttgattattcagtaaattaaaactatttaatactaataaattattaagaaatatatattttacaatttgtaaattttacaatattttttcccgttacaagaataaaatacgaataaataaataaattgccTCATCTTTTAtgtgttttggctgaaaacagtcaaaataaatttttgttgttttgagttttctttacaatttttgttcttgttttcaaaaatgcgtttttgaaaacaacaaagtaaatgcatttttactgttttaaaaactgaaaataacagtaaagagaacgggCCCTTTATATttgtgataaaaaatattttcatgtcatctttattttcaaaatagaaataaagtatatattcttgaaaatgaaaaataaaaaattcatttattaccTAAGGATGTTGTTTCAATCATTTTGTCAAATCATATAAACTCCTTTATTGCAATCTCTTGgaaaatatcttcttttttttttcattcaatatatattaatcaaatgaatgaatatatgaagtttgttgaaaatttgttttaatatttgtattaacctcttttttaaaaataaagacaaaattatCAACTCTTTTAAGTCTATTTGTCGACTGTTTtgtgttgttgtactttttgtatattagttttgataataaaaaatatattttttttaatccctaagtcatgagtcaaggttgtggttttcaacataaatcaatttcaatatcaagtattactttgtgagaatgaaaaccaaatgaatttcaagtattgagatttcaaagtcatatttttttctaaatctagaaggttagcaccttataaggagacatatatgaaaatgttttctttttagaaaactaactcccgataattcaatagctaacattcattagtgataaaataatttttaacgaatttttcaagaaatagaaagtatatatcttggaggtggtaaaatctcaaaatcctaagtttgtattaaaacccaaattctactttcttattcttatggattttgatttttttgagatttttattgaatccaaattgggggtattttgttatttacatttatgtattaagtaaatggaaggtaaaatatgaattaaagaaaatgaggacatttatttaaactaaagaaatgtaaatatgttgtaatgtattggATTAAATTTGCTCTTGCTTGGTCGACTAAAACTAtgggatctgtcgactaacagtgTGTTTGTTTGTGCCTTGTTTGACTAACTATAAgcattggtcgactaacagtatatatgttatggtcttggtcgactaaccttAAACCTTGGTCGATTAACAGTGCTTTTgatatgacttggtcgactaactctttgAGTCTGTCGACAGATAGGTACCTTTGGTCGACTAACTGCCATGCCTATttttgtcttggtcgactaagtgcctTGTTGTctttatgacttggtcgaccaacctattttctctgtcgactaagtttgttatttttgcttgattctgtcgactaaccattTTCATATGTCGACTAAGTTTCTTTCGCAGAAAGCATAACGGCTAGTtctttcaaatcccaacggtcacaaatggCTAGTTTCATCTTCAATCTTCTaggatgcctatatatacaattCATTGATAACCAAgaaaaggctaatggatgggaatgaagtaAAGTGAGCTTAAGAATTATTTCATACTTCTCGATTTTCagttgtgcttcaatttttctctcaaaaggctttgtactaaaatttgtttcatttcattcaAGCCTTATATCTTTATTGAGAGTCATTataactaagagtgtatactcttaAAAACTTTCTTTtatatctttcttgtttttcctaacttgtattgctagagggcttgcttgaaagcaagagtttgtatttcctagcttggtgctagagggcctatccgaagtgataggaggttttagtggattgtttgcaaaatccttagtgaggagctaaggtagtggattaggcttgggttaagtcgaaccactataaatccttgtgttctttTGTGCTTGcgttctttgatctatttatctttccaagcattttattattcctcacttagttcacttatttatctttgcaaacttatatttgtcattttatatgctttacgtttttaaatcactaaaaccttattttgtattaaaaagtttttcaagttcaattaagtttttaaattatccaattcacccccctcttggtgtgtgccatagctcTTTCTAGTCTAACATTTTGTGCCTTTGTTGATTAGGTTGTTTAAAATAGTCAAAATTGCTGACTTCCTTCAAGAAATAGTTGACCATTTATTAAAGAAGTCAGCATCTTTTATAAAAGATTCGACTAATTGCTCAAAGCCTTTGTgtgtttcaaatttttcaaagaaaattatcGACCGATTTGGTAAAACTACTAACATGTTTTAACAACTAGTTTTTGCAGACTCCAATGACTAGTTTTCTTTAATGCTTGTGAgaagtttataaatattagtctaatgaatgaaaatgaagtAATAAGAGCTTATAATTGTATTCATTCTTCTCATCAGTGCTTatactttcatttttctctcaaaagactataaatatcatttgtattattctGTTTTAGCCTTTATATCTTCatttgagagatattgtaactgAGAGTTTATACCTCTTAGATCATCTCATTGTAATTGCTTTTGTACAttgtgttgagaaatttgtattttgatttatggagaaaataatatttagaaaatatattttcagtaaatttgttttattgatgatctgtaaaatattttataaaaaattatttaaattaaaaaaattcatgctcatatatatgtacgtatttCAAAATGGCCAAGTATGGTTTTGTATTGATCAAATAATATGAAGCttgtgagaaaatattttttaaaaatcggcTAAGTATAAAAAGCCATTTATAAATTCAATAAAGTATTGCTTAGaatgtttccaaaataattgagtattaaAGTGACCTTATCAATCATCATAAGTTCCTACTCAAGTATGTGTTGCAAAAGCTTTATTTCTTAAAAGCTATAATTGAGTATAGTACTTTCTATAATTGAGTATTGATCATTAACCACTCGCGTAAACTTTGGAGATTAATTGAGTATTTCTATAGCATTGAAATCTAGGCATATATTAAATCGAGTAAAGCCTAAGTTTCAATTGACTAATGTACTTGAATAAATTGAGTAACTATATTGTCAATTGACTTAGTGTTTCTGTCAATCGAGTAACAATATGTGTTAGTCGAGTGAAGATTGGGTTGTCTCTGGCTAAATTTTTGGACTTCAAAGTTAATCGAGTATTAAGTATTTGTACTCGAGTGAATGTTTGAATTAGTTGAGGAAGCCTAGTCGAGTAGTCGAGTGATTATTGCACAATTGTTGTGGCTCGTgagttagtcgactaatgaCTTGGCCATACTTGAGTAAGCTctatatataatcgattacttgTTTTTGTCCAATCAATTGAAGTgctatattagtcgagtatctcTATAATTCAATCGAGTAACTActatcaatttttgaaaaatatagccattaGACGCATTAAATGCTTGACAGTTTCAACTTTTCAAATCATTTAATGCATTTCAAATAACATGAGAtttcttgaatgaattaataaatgttgtttaatGTTCATAGAGACAAAAAATGATAGTTGTGAGGCAAATGGAACATTCAACGTAGAGAATCTACAAATAGGAGATGAAGCTACTTAAAGAAGGTTACACCAAGTAACACCAAGCTATTCACACGTTCATTACACATTGTTGTTcccaaaaaatacaacaatt is from Diospyros lotus cultivar Yz01 chromosome 2, ASM1463336v1, whole genome shotgun sequence and encodes:
- the LOC127794911 gene encoding transcription elongation factor SPT4 homolog 2, with product MGSAGAAQIPTSFGHELRACLRCRLVKTYDQFRESGCENCPFFKMDEDHERVVDCTTPNFTGIISVMDPSRSWAARWLRIGRFVPGCYTLAVSEALPEDLQNLCEDERVQYVPPKRV